In a single window of the Rhodamnia argentea isolate NSW1041297 chromosome 2, ASM2092103v1, whole genome shotgun sequence genome:
- the LOC125312483 gene encoding uncharacterized protein LOC125312483 has protein sequence MEKLEATREDMNGVGLYMKLVGQPSLMQSSSHVYTSSTLSGVSTPIDVPTSQGLHSGRHPRRDTRTGIAGFEWFRSQRLLYWLLLIVLWSCLRLYAQPRWAQGGKKDNVMGSVDKPSHYENGENSKNFLVGKQGRTADKQRADGRSPNFLRKRNTRGIRHSRGRLGRKRKATAAMKAIT, from the coding sequence ATGGAAAAGCTGGAAGCAACCCGGGAGGATATGAACGGAGTGGGGTTATACATGAAATTAGTCGGACAGCCTTCCTTGATGCAGTCTAGCAGTCATGTTTATACTTCCTCCACCTTATCAGGAGTTTCGACGCCTATCGATGTTCCGACGTCCCAGGGACTGCATTCCGGTCGGCATCCTAGAAGAGATACTAGAACCGGCATAGCAGGTTTCGAGTGGTTCCGAAGCCAAAGATTGCTGTATTGGTTGCTATTGATCGTTCTGTGGTCTTGCCTACGGCTCTATGCGCAACCCAGGTGGGCTCAAGGCGGCAAGAAGGATAATGTCATGGGTTCTGTTGATAAACCAAGCCACtatgaaaatggagaaaatagtAAGAACTTCTTGGTAGGTAAACAGGGGAGAACTGCGGACAAGCAGAGAGCAGATGGTAGATCGCCGAACTTTTTAAGGAAGAGGAACACAAGAGGTATCCGACATTCACGTGGGAGATTGGGCAGGAAAAGGAAGGCCACGGCGGCAATGAAAGCCATAACTTAG
- the LOC115737566 gene encoding protein MLN51 homolog isoform X2 yields MATGREDEVEYESDPDETKQSLAMRRRRAASDDEESEKEEALEGEGGKESRAGRVRSEESDSEGGAADYDDEEGELEEEEELDGEEEEEEGNYEDAEEVIDEEKMNERRVGEVERNDNINMGHEEEKEVVDRDFKDEGQIAVEEPLGEWGEDQAEDQVEKKENEPYAVPTAGAFYMHDDRFRDNVGGRNRRTFGGRRLWESKDERKWGHDKFEEMTMQERRYDERRRTSRGNYRGRGRNRAVDRGYVRGNRARAFDNNSPVGTGNNSSNQNQVPRGVRGRGPRRYESSLKKSSHAPPNHNKQSKKPVEEASQDNLGSTSKDVAPTQKKDGQVGNLSRNNRASMVDDNFSGPPPNALLRGKNIANSVGIDKLSIDDSVTTSAAKPLATLHIAPTGSSVNASQSFQTRAQGKAMAPPAGQMPYQNNPSQGQRNRLSPQVQVHAGQRNAGPNRVQTSPQVAGQRPGSGSQASSPPTTAASVNSYETAEMEAASEANKSAGALVGKGKGSVQGGGRGSFVYSGAHVVGAGGNMGVGHGDQNFPGTPAFLPVMQFSGQHPGVPTVGMAFPGYVAPPQLGLGANSEMTWLPVLAGAAGALGATYCSPYIAVDGAYHAPSGQTTSMATSSKEGQSNKTNSDWKPSQKPELLSEEHGQRQNKPRRYSEMNFGQ; encoded by the exons ATGGCTACGGGGAGAGAGGATGAGGTGGAATACGAGAGCGATCCCGATGAGACGAAGCAATCCCTGGCGATGCGGAGGCGAAGAGCTGCGAGTGACGACGAGGAGAGTGAGAAGGAAGAGGCATTGGAGGGAGAAGGCGGGAAGGAATCTCGAGCGGGTCGGGTTCGCTCCGAGGAGTCCGACAGCGAGGGTGGGGCGGCTGATTATGACGATGAAGAGGGTGAgttagaggaagaggaagaattggatggagaagaggaagaggaggaaggcaATTATGAAGACGCGGAAGAAGtgattgatgaagaaaaaatgaatgagagGCGTGTTGGGGAAGTGGAGAGGAATGACAACATCAACATGGGGcatgaggaggagaaagaggTGGTGGATCGAGATTTCAAGGATGAGGGTCAGATAGCCGTGGAGGAGCCTCTGGGTGAGTGGGGGGAGGATCAGGCAGAAGATCAggtggagaagaaggagaacgaGCCTTACGCAGTACCCACTGCTGGGGCTTTTTACATGCATGATGATCGATTTCGGGACAATGTAGGTGGCCGCAACAG GAGGACTTTTGGTGGTAGGAGGCTGTGGGAGTCAAAGGATGAAAGGAAGTGGGGCCATGACAAGTTTGAAGAGATGACCATGCAAGAAAGGCGCTATGATGAG AGAAGGAGGACTTCCAGAGGTAATTATCGAGGTCGTGGTAGAAATCGGGCTGTTGACCGTGGATATGTTAGAGGGAACAGAGCAAGAGCTTTTGATAACAATAGTCCAGTTGGCACAGGTAATAACAGTAGCAATCAGAACCAAGTACCTAGAGGTGTGAGAGGGAGAGGGCCTAGAAGATATGAAAGTTCTCTGAAGAAGAGCAGTCATGCACCTCCAAATCATAACAAACA ATCCAAGAAGCCTGTTGAAGAAGCTTCGCAAGATAACTTGGG CTCTACTAGTAAGGATGTTGCACCAACACAGAAAAAGGATGGGCAAGTTGGAAATCTTAGTCGGAACAATCGTGCTTCTATGGTGGATGACAATTTTTCTGGGCCTCCTCCTAATGCATTGTTGCGAGGAAAGAACATAGCTAATTCAGTTGGCATAGATAAGCTCTCCATTGATGATTCTGTCACTACTTCTGCTGCGAAACCTTTGGCCACTTTGCATATTGCTCCTACTGGTTCATCTGTCAATGCTTCTCAGTCTTTTCAGACTAGGGCTCAAGGAAAGGCAATGGCTCCCCCTGCAGGACAGATGCCTTATCAAAATAACCCTTCCCAGGGCCAAAGGAACAGACTATCGCCACAAGTGCAGGTCCATGCTGGTCAGAGAAATGCTGGCCCAAATAGAGTTCAAACTTCCCCTCAAGTAGCAGGACAGCGTCCTGGTAGTGGATCTCAAGCGTCCTCTCCACCTACAACAGCTGCTTCCGTAAATTCATATGAAACCGCAGAGATGGAAGCTGCTTCTGAAGCAAACAAGTCAGCTGGGGCTTTGGTTGGAAAGGGAAAAGGCAGTGTTCAAGGAGGTGGGAGGGGCTCTTTTGTTTACAGTGGTGCTCATGTCGTGGGGGCTGGTGGGAATATGGGTGTTGGTCATGGCGATCAAAACTTCCCTGGTACTCCCGCATTTTTACCTG TTATGCAATTTAGTGGTCAGCATCCTGGAGTCCCGACTGTTGGCATGGCATTTCCAGGATATGTTGCCCCACCTCAACTTGGTCTGGGGGCAAATTCTGAGATGACATG GTTACCCGTACTCGCGGGTGCCGCAGGAGCTTTAGGGGCTACATATTGTTCGCCGTACATTGCTGTTGATGGTGCTTATCATGCTCCTTCCGGGCAGACAACTTCAATGGCCACGTCAAG CAAGGAAGGTCAGTCAAACAAAACTAACTCTGATTGGAAGCCCTCTCAAAAACCTG AACTTTTAAGTGAGGAACATGGACAGCGACAAAATAAACCTCGTAG ATACTCAGAGATGAATTTCGGCCAGTGA
- the LOC115737566 gene encoding protein MLN51 homolog isoform X1 encodes MATGREDEVEYESDPDETKQSLAMRRRRAASDDEESEKEEALEGEGGKESRAGRVRSEESDSEGGAADYDDEEGELEEEEELDGEEEEEEGNYEDAEEVIDEEKMNERRVGEVERNDNINMGHEEEKEVVDRDFKDEGQIAVEEPLGEWGEDQAEDQVEKKENEPYAVPTAGAFYMHDDRFRDNVGGRNRRTFGGRRLWESKDERKWGHDKFEEMTMQERRYDERRRTSRGNYRGRGRNRAVDRGYVRGNRARAFDNNSPVGTGNNSSNQNQVPRGVRGRGPRRYESSLKKSSHAPPNHNKQSKKPVEEASQDNLGQVFISTLNTEADQAPAKKQTFASSLNSASPPFYPSSSTSKDVAPTQKKDGQVGNLSRNNRASMVDDNFSGPPPNALLRGKNIANSVGIDKLSIDDSVTTSAAKPLATLHIAPTGSSVNASQSFQTRAQGKAMAPPAGQMPYQNNPSQGQRNRLSPQVQVHAGQRNAGPNRVQTSPQVAGQRPGSGSQASSPPTTAASVNSYETAEMEAASEANKSAGALVGKGKGSVQGGGRGSFVYSGAHVVGAGGNMGVGHGDQNFPGTPAFLPVMQFSGQHPGVPTVGMAFPGYVAPPQLGLGANSEMTWLPVLAGAAGALGATYCSPYIAVDGAYHAPSGQTTSMATSSKEGQSNKTNSDWKPSQKPELLSEEHGQRQNKPRRYSEMNFGQ; translated from the exons ATGGCTACGGGGAGAGAGGATGAGGTGGAATACGAGAGCGATCCCGATGAGACGAAGCAATCCCTGGCGATGCGGAGGCGAAGAGCTGCGAGTGACGACGAGGAGAGTGAGAAGGAAGAGGCATTGGAGGGAGAAGGCGGGAAGGAATCTCGAGCGGGTCGGGTTCGCTCCGAGGAGTCCGACAGCGAGGGTGGGGCGGCTGATTATGACGATGAAGAGGGTGAgttagaggaagaggaagaattggatggagaagaggaagaggaggaaggcaATTATGAAGACGCGGAAGAAGtgattgatgaagaaaaaatgaatgagagGCGTGTTGGGGAAGTGGAGAGGAATGACAACATCAACATGGGGcatgaggaggagaaagaggTGGTGGATCGAGATTTCAAGGATGAGGGTCAGATAGCCGTGGAGGAGCCTCTGGGTGAGTGGGGGGAGGATCAGGCAGAAGATCAggtggagaagaaggagaacgaGCCTTACGCAGTACCCACTGCTGGGGCTTTTTACATGCATGATGATCGATTTCGGGACAATGTAGGTGGCCGCAACAG GAGGACTTTTGGTGGTAGGAGGCTGTGGGAGTCAAAGGATGAAAGGAAGTGGGGCCATGACAAGTTTGAAGAGATGACCATGCAAGAAAGGCGCTATGATGAG AGAAGGAGGACTTCCAGAGGTAATTATCGAGGTCGTGGTAGAAATCGGGCTGTTGACCGTGGATATGTTAGAGGGAACAGAGCAAGAGCTTTTGATAACAATAGTCCAGTTGGCACAGGTAATAACAGTAGCAATCAGAACCAAGTACCTAGAGGTGTGAGAGGGAGAGGGCCTAGAAGATATGAAAGTTCTCTGAAGAAGAGCAGTCATGCACCTCCAAATCATAACAAACA ATCCAAGAAGCCTGTTGAAGAAGCTTCGCAAGATAACTTGGGGCAAGTGTTTATATCCACTTTGAATACAGAAGCTGATCAAGCTCCtgcaaaaaaacaaacatttgCATCAAGTTTGAATTCTGCTTCTCCACCTTTTTATCCTTCCAGCTCTACTAGTAAGGATGTTGCACCAACACAGAAAAAGGATGGGCAAGTTGGAAATCTTAGTCGGAACAATCGTGCTTCTATGGTGGATGACAATTTTTCTGGGCCTCCTCCTAATGCATTGTTGCGAGGAAAGAACATAGCTAATTCAGTTGGCATAGATAAGCTCTCCATTGATGATTCTGTCACTACTTCTGCTGCGAAACCTTTGGCCACTTTGCATATTGCTCCTACTGGTTCATCTGTCAATGCTTCTCAGTCTTTTCAGACTAGGGCTCAAGGAAAGGCAATGGCTCCCCCTGCAGGACAGATGCCTTATCAAAATAACCCTTCCCAGGGCCAAAGGAACAGACTATCGCCACAAGTGCAGGTCCATGCTGGTCAGAGAAATGCTGGCCCAAATAGAGTTCAAACTTCCCCTCAAGTAGCAGGACAGCGTCCTGGTAGTGGATCTCAAGCGTCCTCTCCACCTACAACAGCTGCTTCCGTAAATTCATATGAAACCGCAGAGATGGAAGCTGCTTCTGAAGCAAACAAGTCAGCTGGGGCTTTGGTTGGAAAGGGAAAAGGCAGTGTTCAAGGAGGTGGGAGGGGCTCTTTTGTTTACAGTGGTGCTCATGTCGTGGGGGCTGGTGGGAATATGGGTGTTGGTCATGGCGATCAAAACTTCCCTGGTACTCCCGCATTTTTACCTG TTATGCAATTTAGTGGTCAGCATCCTGGAGTCCCGACTGTTGGCATGGCATTTCCAGGATATGTTGCCCCACCTCAACTTGGTCTGGGGGCAAATTCTGAGATGACATG GTTACCCGTACTCGCGGGTGCCGCAGGAGCTTTAGGGGCTACATATTGTTCGCCGTACATTGCTGTTGATGGTGCTTATCATGCTCCTTCCGGGCAGACAACTTCAATGGCCACGTCAAG CAAGGAAGGTCAGTCAAACAAAACTAACTCTGATTGGAAGCCCTCTCAAAAACCTG AACTTTTAAGTGAGGAACATGGACAGCGACAAAATAAACCTCGTAG ATACTCAGAGATGAATTTCGGCCAGTGA
- the LOC115737559 gene encoding coatomer subunit beta'-1 isoform X2: MPLRLEIKRKLAQRSERVKSVDLHPTEPWILASLYSGTVCIWNYQSQTMVKSFEVTELPVRSAKFIARKQWVVAGADDMFIRVYNYNTMDKIKVFEAHTDYIRCVAVHPTLPYVLSSSDDMLIKLWDWEKGWVCTQIFEGHSHYVMQVTFNPKDTNTFASASLDRTIKIWNLGSPDPNFTLDAHQKGVNCVDYFTGGDKPYLITGSDDHTAKVWDYQTKSCVQTLEGHTHNVSAVCFHPDLPIIITGSEDGTVRIWHSTTYRLENTLNYGLERVWAIGYMKGSRRVVIGYDEGTIMVKLGREVPVASMDNSGKIIWAKHNEIQTVNIKSVGADYEITDGERLPLAVKELGTCDLYPQSLKHNPNGRFVVVCGDGEYIIYTALAWRNRSFGSALEFAWSSDGEYAVRESTSKIKIFSKSFQEKRSVRPTFSAERIYGGTLLAMCSNDFICFYDWAECRLIRRIDVNVKNLYWADSGDLVAIASDTSFYILKYNRDVVSSFLDSGKAVDEQGVEDAFELLHETNERVRTGIWVGDCFIYNNSSWRLNYCVGGEVTTMFHLDRPMYLLGYLASQSRVYLIDKEFNVMGYTLLLSLIEYKTLVMRGDLERANEILPSIPKEHHNSVARFLESRGMVEDALEVATDPDYRFELAIQLGRLGIAKEIAAEVQSESKWKQLGELAMSTGKLDMAEECMNHAMDLSGLLLLYSSLGDAEGILRLASLAKEQGKNNVAFLCLFMLGKLEDCLQLLVDSNRIPEAALMARSYLPSKVSDIVAIWRKDLNKVNPKAAESLADPEEYPNLFDDWQVALSVESKVAESRGVHPPAEEYLNYTDRSHGTLVEAFRNMQVDEENEPLENGDSNHEVTEVDGEEQNVEEHYAEEESQEEAVVVDADSNDGAVLVNGNEAEEEWVLTPHH, translated from the exons ATG CCTCTCAGACTCGAAATCAAG AGGAAGCTCGCGCAAAGATCAGAGAGGGTAAAGTCCGTCGATCTACATCCTACGGAACCATG GATCCTTGCGAGTTTGTACTCGGGAACTGTTTGTATCTGGAACTACCAGTCACAG ACCATGGTGAAGTCCTTCGAAGTCACTGAACTTCCAG TTAGATCAGCCAAATTTATTGCGCGGAAGCAGTGGGTTGTTGCTGGAGCTGATGACATGTTTATTCGCGTTTACAATTATAACACCATGGACAAGATAAAAGTATTTGAGGCACACACAGATTACATTAGGTGTGTGGCTGTCCATCCCACTCTCCCATATGTGCTCTCATCATCTGATGACATGCTGATTAAACTCTGGGACTGGGAGAAAGGTTGGGTGTGCACGCAAATATTTGAGGGACATTCCCATTATGTCATGCAAGTGACATTTAACCCAAAAGACACCAATACTTTTGCTAGTGCATCACTTGATCGTACAATAAAA ATCTGGAATCTTGGCTCACCTGACCCAAATTTTACTCTAGATGCTCATCAGAAAGGAGTCAATTGTGTGGATTACTTTACTGGCGGTGATAAACCGTATCTCATTACTGGTTCTGATGATCATACTGCAAAG GTCTGGGATTATCAGACCAAAAGTTGTGTCCAGACATTGGAGGGTCATACACACAATGTCTCAGCCGTGTGTTTTCACCCTGACCTGCCTATAATAATTACTGGTTCCGAGGATGGTACAGTTCGCATATGGCATTCAACAACTTATAG GCTTGAGAACACATTGAATTATGGTCTGGAAAGAGTTTGGGCTATTGGGTATATGAAGGGATCGCGGCG GGTTGTGATTGGTTATGATGAAGGAACCATCATGGTTAAACTTGGTCGGGAGGTTCCTGTTGCTAGTATGGACAACAGTGGGAAGATTATATGGGCAAAACATAATGAAATTCAGACAGTGAATATTAAGAGTGTGGGAGCAGATTATGAG ATTACTGATGGAGAAAGGCTGCCATTGGCTGTTAAGGAGTTGGGGACCTGTGATCTTTACCCTCAA AGCTTGAAGCACAATCCCAACGGGAGGTTTGTTGTTGTTTGTGGAGATGGCGAATACATTATATATACTGCATTGGCATGGAGAAACAGGTCCTTTGGTTCTGCGTTGGAGTTTGCCTGGTCATCTGATGGAGAATATGCTGTTAGAGAAAGTACTTCAAAGATCAAAATTTTCAGTAAAAGTTTCCAG gaaaaaagaagTGTTCGGCCAACCTTTTCGGCGGAACGTATTTACGGTGGAACATTGTTGGCAATGTGCTCCAATGACTTCATCTGTTTCTATGATTGGGCTGAATGCAGGTTGATCAGAAGAATTGATGTCAACGTGAAA AACCTCTACTGGGCTGACAGTGGCGATTTGGTGGCCATTGCCAGTGATACATCTTTCTATATCCTGAAGTACAAT AGGGATgtagtttcttcttttctggaCAGTGGAAAAGCTGTAGACGAACAAGGAGTTGAAGATGCCTTTGAGCTTCTTCACGAAACCAATGAACGTGTCAGGACTGGTATTTGGGTTGGTGATTGTTTCATCTACAATAACTCTTCCTGGAGGCTTAATTACTGTGTTGGTGGCGAG GTGACGACGATGTTTCATCTGGACAGGCCCATGTACTTGCTAGGATATCTTGCAAGTCAAAGCCGGGTGTACTTAATAGACAAAGAATTTAA TGTCATGGGATACACTTTACTTCTCAGCTTGATCGAGTACAAGACTCTAGTGATGCGTGGAGATCTCGAGAGggcaaatgagattttaccttCCATTCCGAAAGAGCACCATAACAG TGTCGCCCGTTTCTTGGAATCACGAGGTATGGTAGAAGATGCACTTGAAGTGGCCACAGACCCAGATTATAGATTTGAACTGGCCATTCAACTTGGCAGATTGGGGATTGCAAAG GAAATTGCTGCGGAAGTCCAGAGCGAGTCGAAGTGGAAACAGTTGGGAGAATTAGCCATGTCTACTGGAAAG TTGGATATGGCAGAAGAGTGTATGAATCACGCGATGGATTTGAGTGGTTTGCTACTGCTCTACTCTTCCTTGGGTGATGCGGAAGGAATTTTAAGACTTGCATCCCTTGCTAAAGAGCAAGGAAAGAACAATGTTGCATTCTTATGTCTGTTTATGTTGGGAAAATTGGAAGACTGCCTCCAGCTCTTGGTGGATAG CAATCGGATACCTGAGGCTGCTCTGATGGCGCGATCTTATCTGCCTAGCAAAGTTTCAGACATAGTTGCTATTTGGAGAAAAGACCTCAATAAG GTTAATCCAAAAGCCGCTGAATCTTTGGCTGATCCTGAAGAGTATCCCAACTTGTTTGATGATTGGCAAGTGGCACTTTCGGTTGAATCCAAAGTTGCAGAATCCAG GGGTGTTCATCCGCCAGCTGAAGAATATCTCAATTACACTGATAGATCACACGGTACTCTCGTAGAGGCTTTCAGAAACATGCAAGTGGATGAGGAAAATGAACCTCTCGAAAATGGTGACTCAAATCATGAG GTCACTGAAGTAGATGGAGAGGAACAAAATGTTGAGGAACATTATGCAGAAGAAGAGAGCCAAGAGGAGGCTGTCGTAGTGGATGCCGATTCTAATGATGGTGCCGTGCTCGTTAATGGCAACGAGGCTGAAGAAGAGTGGG TGCTCACGCCACATCATTAG
- the LOC115737559 gene encoding coatomer subunit beta'-2 isoform X1, translating into MPLRLEIKRKLAQRSERVKSVDLHPTEPWILASLYSGTVCIWNYQSQTMVKSFEVTELPVRSAKFIARKQWVVAGADDMFIRVYNYNTMDKIKVFEAHTDYIRCVAVHPTLPYVLSSSDDMLIKLWDWEKGWVCTQIFEGHSHYVMQVTFNPKDTNTFASASLDRTIKIWNLGSPDPNFTLDAHQKGVNCVDYFTGGDKPYLITGSDDHTAKVWDYQTKSCVQTLEGHTHNVSAVCFHPDLPIIITGSEDGTVRIWHSTTYRLENTLNYGLERVWAIGYMKGSRRVVIGYDEGTIMVKLGREVPVASMDNSGKIIWAKHNEIQTVNIKSVGADYEITDGERLPLAVKELGTCDLYPQSLKHNPNGRFVVVCGDGEYIIYTALAWRNRSFGSALEFAWSSDGEYAVRESTSKIKIFSKSFQEKRSVRPTFSAERIYGGTLLAMCSNDFICFYDWAECRLIRRIDVNVKNLYWADSGDLVAIASDTSFYILKYNRDVVSSFLDSGKAVDEQGVEDAFELLHETNERVRTGIWVGDCFIYNNSSWRLNYCVGGEVTTMFHLDRPMYLLGYLASQSRVYLIDKEFNVMGYTLLLSLIEYKTLVMRGDLERANEILPSIPKEHHNSVARFLESRGMVEDALEVATDPDYRFELAIQLGRLGIAKEIAAEVQSESKWKQLGELAMSTGKLDMAEECMNHAMDLSGLLLLYSSLGDAEGILRLASLAKEQGKNNVAFLCLFMLGKLEDCLQLLVDSNRIPEAALMARSYLPSKVSDIVAIWRKDLNKVNPKAAESLADPEEYPNLFDDWQVALSVESKVAESRGVHPPAEEYLNYTDRSHGTLVEAFRNMQVDEENEPLENGDSNHEVTEVDGEEQNVEEHYAEEESQEEAVVVDADSNDGAVLVNGNEAEEEWGTNNEGTPSA; encoded by the exons ATG CCTCTCAGACTCGAAATCAAG AGGAAGCTCGCGCAAAGATCAGAGAGGGTAAAGTCCGTCGATCTACATCCTACGGAACCATG GATCCTTGCGAGTTTGTACTCGGGAACTGTTTGTATCTGGAACTACCAGTCACAG ACCATGGTGAAGTCCTTCGAAGTCACTGAACTTCCAG TTAGATCAGCCAAATTTATTGCGCGGAAGCAGTGGGTTGTTGCTGGAGCTGATGACATGTTTATTCGCGTTTACAATTATAACACCATGGACAAGATAAAAGTATTTGAGGCACACACAGATTACATTAGGTGTGTGGCTGTCCATCCCACTCTCCCATATGTGCTCTCATCATCTGATGACATGCTGATTAAACTCTGGGACTGGGAGAAAGGTTGGGTGTGCACGCAAATATTTGAGGGACATTCCCATTATGTCATGCAAGTGACATTTAACCCAAAAGACACCAATACTTTTGCTAGTGCATCACTTGATCGTACAATAAAA ATCTGGAATCTTGGCTCACCTGACCCAAATTTTACTCTAGATGCTCATCAGAAAGGAGTCAATTGTGTGGATTACTTTACTGGCGGTGATAAACCGTATCTCATTACTGGTTCTGATGATCATACTGCAAAG GTCTGGGATTATCAGACCAAAAGTTGTGTCCAGACATTGGAGGGTCATACACACAATGTCTCAGCCGTGTGTTTTCACCCTGACCTGCCTATAATAATTACTGGTTCCGAGGATGGTACAGTTCGCATATGGCATTCAACAACTTATAG GCTTGAGAACACATTGAATTATGGTCTGGAAAGAGTTTGGGCTATTGGGTATATGAAGGGATCGCGGCG GGTTGTGATTGGTTATGATGAAGGAACCATCATGGTTAAACTTGGTCGGGAGGTTCCTGTTGCTAGTATGGACAACAGTGGGAAGATTATATGGGCAAAACATAATGAAATTCAGACAGTGAATATTAAGAGTGTGGGAGCAGATTATGAG ATTACTGATGGAGAAAGGCTGCCATTGGCTGTTAAGGAGTTGGGGACCTGTGATCTTTACCCTCAA AGCTTGAAGCACAATCCCAACGGGAGGTTTGTTGTTGTTTGTGGAGATGGCGAATACATTATATATACTGCATTGGCATGGAGAAACAGGTCCTTTGGTTCTGCGTTGGAGTTTGCCTGGTCATCTGATGGAGAATATGCTGTTAGAGAAAGTACTTCAAAGATCAAAATTTTCAGTAAAAGTTTCCAG gaaaaaagaagTGTTCGGCCAACCTTTTCGGCGGAACGTATTTACGGTGGAACATTGTTGGCAATGTGCTCCAATGACTTCATCTGTTTCTATGATTGGGCTGAATGCAGGTTGATCAGAAGAATTGATGTCAACGTGAAA AACCTCTACTGGGCTGACAGTGGCGATTTGGTGGCCATTGCCAGTGATACATCTTTCTATATCCTGAAGTACAAT AGGGATgtagtttcttcttttctggaCAGTGGAAAAGCTGTAGACGAACAAGGAGTTGAAGATGCCTTTGAGCTTCTTCACGAAACCAATGAACGTGTCAGGACTGGTATTTGGGTTGGTGATTGTTTCATCTACAATAACTCTTCCTGGAGGCTTAATTACTGTGTTGGTGGCGAG GTGACGACGATGTTTCATCTGGACAGGCCCATGTACTTGCTAGGATATCTTGCAAGTCAAAGCCGGGTGTACTTAATAGACAAAGAATTTAA TGTCATGGGATACACTTTACTTCTCAGCTTGATCGAGTACAAGACTCTAGTGATGCGTGGAGATCTCGAGAGggcaaatgagattttaccttCCATTCCGAAAGAGCACCATAACAG TGTCGCCCGTTTCTTGGAATCACGAGGTATGGTAGAAGATGCACTTGAAGTGGCCACAGACCCAGATTATAGATTTGAACTGGCCATTCAACTTGGCAGATTGGGGATTGCAAAG GAAATTGCTGCGGAAGTCCAGAGCGAGTCGAAGTGGAAACAGTTGGGAGAATTAGCCATGTCTACTGGAAAG TTGGATATGGCAGAAGAGTGTATGAATCACGCGATGGATTTGAGTGGTTTGCTACTGCTCTACTCTTCCTTGGGTGATGCGGAAGGAATTTTAAGACTTGCATCCCTTGCTAAAGAGCAAGGAAAGAACAATGTTGCATTCTTATGTCTGTTTATGTTGGGAAAATTGGAAGACTGCCTCCAGCTCTTGGTGGATAG CAATCGGATACCTGAGGCTGCTCTGATGGCGCGATCTTATCTGCCTAGCAAAGTTTCAGACATAGTTGCTATTTGGAGAAAAGACCTCAATAAG GTTAATCCAAAAGCCGCTGAATCTTTGGCTGATCCTGAAGAGTATCCCAACTTGTTTGATGATTGGCAAGTGGCACTTTCGGTTGAATCCAAAGTTGCAGAATCCAG GGGTGTTCATCCGCCAGCTGAAGAATATCTCAATTACACTGATAGATCACACGGTACTCTCGTAGAGGCTTTCAGAAACATGCAAGTGGATGAGGAAAATGAACCTCTCGAAAATGGTGACTCAAATCATGAG GTCACTGAAGTAGATGGAGAGGAACAAAATGTTGAGGAACATTATGCAGAAGAAGAGAGCCAAGAGGAGGCTGTCGTAGTGGATGCCGATTCTAATGATGGTGCCGTGCTCGTTAATGGCAACGAGGCTGAAGAAGAGTGGGGTACGAATAATGAAGGAACTCCGTCGGCCTAA